Below is a genomic region from Ferribacterium limneticum.
GCAGCCGGCATTGGCTGGGGAGCGGCCAGTACGGCGTGGTCGGCCGAATCGCTGCAGGACGTGATGAAGCGGCGCAATCTGAGCCAGCAGGATCTGCTCGCTGCGTCGAAGACCTACGTCCCGACCGGCAAGCGCGACGAATTCGTCGCCTTCAGCTCTGGTGGCCAGTCCGGCCAGATCATCGTGTATGGCATTCCGTCCATGCGCATCCTCAAGTACATCGGCGTGTTCACGCCGGAACCGTGGCAGGGCTACGGCTTCGATGAAAACTCCAAGGCTGTGCTGCGCCAGGGCAACATCGACGGCAAGGAAATCAACTGGGGCGATACGCACCACCCGGCCATCTCCGAAACCCAGGGCAAGTACGACGGCCAGTTCCTGTTCATCAACGACAAGGCCAATCCGCGCCTCGCCGTGATCGACCTGCGTGACTTCGAAACCAAGCAGATCGTGGTCAACCCGATCTTCAAGTCGGAACACGGCGGCGCTTTCGTCACGCCGAACACCGACTACATCATTGAAGCCGCCCAGTACGCCTCGCCGCTTGAGAACAAGAAGTTCTTCCCGCTCGAAGAGTTCAACGAGAAGTATCGCGGCGGCATCACCTACTGGAAGTTCGACCGCAAGGAAGGCCGCATCAACGCCAAGGAATCCTTCTCCCTCGAACTGCCGCCGTACTCGCAGGACTTGTCCGATGCGGGTAAGGGTCCGTCCGATGGCTGGTCCTTCACCAACTCCTTCTGTTCCGAGCGTTACGTCGGTGGTATCGAAAAGGGTCGTCCGCCGTATGAAGCCGGTTGCTCCGCCAAGGACACCGACTATCTGCACGTGATCAACTGGAAGAAGGCGGCTGAACTGGTCGCTGCCGGCAAGGCCAAGAAGATCAACGGCCACAACGTGCTGATGATGGAAACGGCAATCAAGGAAGGCATCCTCTTCCTCGTCCCGGAACCGAAGTCGCCGCACGGCGTCGACGTCACCCCGGACGGCAAGTTCCTGACCGTCGCCGGCAAGCTCGACACCCACGTGTCCGTCTATTCCTTCGAGAAGATCCAGGCCGCCATCAAGGCCGGCAAGTTCGAATCCAAGGATCCGTACGGTATTCCGGTCATCGGCATGAAGGATGCGCTGCATACCCAGGTCCAGCTCGGCCTCGGCCCCTTGCACACCCAGTATGACTCCAAGCCCTGTATCGCCTACACCTCGCTGTATGTTGATTCGCAGGTCGTCAAATGGAATCACTGTGATGGCAAGGTGCTCGACAAGATCTCCGTGCACTACAACATCGGTCACCTGATGACCATGGAAGGTGACTCGGCTGATCCGAAGGGTCGTTACCTGGTGGCGCTCAACAAGCTGGCCATCGACCGTTTCGTGCCGGTTGGTCCGCTGCATCCGCAAAACCATCAGCTGATCGACATTTCGAACGACAAGATGCAGTTGTTGTACGACATGCCGGTGCCGCTGGGTGAGCCGCACTACGTCGTCGCCATCGAAGCTTCGAAACTGAAGCCGGGCGTCCGCTACAAGGTCGGTACCGATTCCCGCACCGACAAGCCGCATCCGGGCATGGTTCGCGCTGGCGAGGAAGTCACGACCAAGAAGGGCAACAAGATCGAGGTCAAGGGCACGCTCATCCGCTCGCATATCACGCCGGAAACCATCGAAGCTGAAGTTGGCGACGAAATCACCATCCACCTGACCAACCTCGAACGTGCTCAGGACGAAACCCACGGCTTCACCGTGTCGACCATGAATGTGCACGCTTCGGTTGAGCCGGGCAAGACGGTGACCGTCAAGTTCAAGGCTGACAAGGAAGGTGTGTATCCGTACTACTGCACCGAGTTCTGCTCCGCACTGCACCTTGAAATGCAGGGTTACCTGCTGGTCAAGCCGAAGGGCTGGAAGCCGGGCAAGGTTGAAGCGGCCAAGGCCGTCTATACCGAAGCCGACTACAAAGCCACGGTCAAGAAGGTTGCTGACACCCAGGTCGTCATTGATTCCGTCGTTGGTTACATCACCAGCGTCAACTTCAAGGACTTCCCGGATGTGGTGAACATGGTCGACGACGCAACCGACCAGCTCGGCAAGATCAAGGAAGCCAAGGCCAAGCACGAAGCCGCAGCCGCCAAGAAGGATTGGGACCAAGCCAATCTGTGGGCTGAGCAAGTCTGGCAATACCAGGTCAAGGCCGCCGACATCGGCTTGCGCGCCAAAACCTACCTTGAGCAGAACGGCGCCAAGAAGGTCAAGTAAAAAAATCTTGATTGTTGATGTATCTCATTAAACTCGAGTGGGAAGCTGGGTTACCTTGGCTTCCCACCAAACAACGGAGGGTAAACCCATGAAATCAGTAGTGTTTCTTGCCATTGCGGCACTCACGGCCGGCTCGGCCATCGCAGCCCCGGATGGCGCCAAGCTGTATGCCGAAAAGACCTGCAACGCCTGCCACGGCCCCAAGGGCGACAAGCCGCTGATGCCGAACTACCCGAAAATTGCCGGACAAAACGCCGCTTATTCTGAACAGCAAATCAAGGACATCAAGAGCGGTGCCCGTAACAACGGTCAGACCGCCGCCATGAAGGGCGTCCTGCATCTCGTCAATGACGAGGAAATCAAGGCGATCTCCGAATATCTGGCCAAGCTGAAATAATCGAGAGAGGCTGGTTTTTCCGGCTTCTGACCAACATCAAAGAACGCTGATATTCATAGTGCCACAATGGTTTCAGCGTTTCGAATCATCCGCCATAAAAGGAAACCAAACATGAAAGCATCACTCCTTTTGATCAGCCTGCTGTCAGCGGGCATTGCATTTGCCGCCCCTCCGGCCCCGAAAACCGAAGGCATCGAAGGCAAGGATTACAAGTGGAACGCCCAGGGTGGCGAGAAGAGCGAAGCGCTCTCCAAGAAAGGTGACGCCAAGGCTGGCGAAGAAGGTTACGAAACCTGTGGCGCCTGCCACCTGCCGTCCGGCGCCGGTCGCCCGGACGGCACCTTCCCGCAGCTCGCCGGCCAGCACACCACCGTGCTGATCAAGCAGATGGCCGACATTCGCGCCGGCCTGCGCGACAACCCGACGATGTACCCGTTTGCCGCGACGCTGACCGATGCCCAGGAACTAGCCAATGTCGCCGCCTACATCGAGAAATTGTGCATTCCGCTCGACCACGGTCATTACGACTCGAAGCCGGGTGACAATATGGACAAGAACTGGAAGGCACCGGCCGACACCGACAAGCGCATCGCCGAAGGCAAGGTGCTGTACGAGAAGGAATGTCTGGAATGCCACGGCAAGAACGGCGAAGGCAACAAGGAAAAGTTCTACCCGGTGATCGCCGGCCAGCACTACAAGTACCTGCTGCGCCAGATGACCGAGATTCGCAACGGCCATCGCCGTAACGCCAATCCGGACATGGTCAAGATCATCAAGAAGTACACCGATGACCAGCTGATTTCCATCTCGGCTTATCAGTCCAGCCTGGTCATGCCGGGCAACATGTGCAAGCCGAAGGCAACCGGCAAGAAGAAGTAAAAGCGGTAGTCTGGTTGCCTGAACTCGCTTCAGGCAACCAATTCCGGTCTGTGACCGGATGCATTGAACAGAGAACAGCAAAATGGAAAAACAAGACAAAATCATCGGTGGCCTGACCCTGATCTCCCTGATCTGCCTGGTCGCTGCCTACTTTGCGCCGATCTGGTGGGTTTCACTGACCGCCCCGAATTACCCGCCCGATGCCTTCCCCGATGGCATCCGCATCCATTTCCATTTCGATGGCGTCTATAACGGCTGCAAGGTGGCCGGCAAAGGCACCCGGATGGCCAACGAGATCATCCAGAAGGATCTCGCCCACGACGACGAGCGCTATAACCCGATCACCGACGCCACCAAGAACGTCGACAAGGGTGCCGAAGGCCTCGATTGCGTTCATGAAATGAACACCATCAACCACTACGTCGGCATGTTCCCGATCGCCACCGGCGCCCCGGTCGAAAAGCCGCTCGCCAAGTTCTTCTTCGGCTTCTTTGCCGTGATGATGCTGGCTTTCACGGTCAACCGGAAAAAACCGCGAATTTTGATATTGAGCGCCGGCTTTGCCGCCGTCGCCGCCTGGATGATTGTCGACCAGTTCATGCTCGGCCACCTCGAAAGCCATGTTCAGGCCTACATGCAGGAATCCGGCACCTTCTTCAAGGACATGGAGCGCATCAACGTCTGGGGTGACAACGTCCGCAACGTATCGAAGATGGTCATCTTCGGCCTGATCGCGGTGATGGGTATCGTCATCGCCGGCACCGCCAAAATCAAACCGTTCCAGCTCCTGCTGGCGCTGGTCCCGGCCCTGCTCCCGGTCTTCTTCGTCATCACCTACGCCGGCTGGCTGTGGTTCTTCGGCCACAACATGCACCCATGGGGCGCCTTCACGGTCAAGCCCTTCATGCCTACCGTCTTCGGCGAAGGCAAAGTCGCGCAGTTCTCGACCTTCTCCTATCCGTACTGGGGCTATGGCCTGCTCGTGGCGATTTTCGCCTGCATGATGCTGGCCCTGCTCATTCGCCGCAAACAGTTGCGCGAAGGAACTGCCGAGTAATCCGCATGAGCCGCCTGAACCAACTGGCCAGGCTGAGCCTGGCCACCACGCTCCTGCTGGTCCTCACCACCGGCAACACTGAGCCGCAGGCCAACGTGCCGGCCGGCATGGGCGCCCGCGCCGATGTCGACCGCCCGAAGCCGACCTTCATGCTGCACGAACGCGACAAACGCGTGCATGGCCTCAAGCCCTTCCAGGATCTCGTCGACAAGGCACCGGCTGGTTCGATCCTCAAGCCACCGCCAGGAAGCTACGCCGGCCCGGTGACCATCAACAAGGCGCTGACCATCGATGGTGGAGGCAAAGTAACAATCGACTCCGGTGACCGCGGCACGGTCATGATGCTGGACGCCAGCAATGCGGTGATCCGTGGCATCCACCTGACCGGTTCCGGCGATTCGCACGACTCTGACGACTCTTGTCTCGATGTTCGCGGCAATCACAACACCATCGAAAACGTCGAGATGGACAATTGCCTGTTCGGCCTTGATCTCAAGCAGTCGAACAACAACATCATTCGCGGCAACAGCATCCGTTCCAAGGACCGTGAGCTCGGCGTCCGCGGTGACGGCCTGCGCCTGTGGTACAGCAACGACAACCTCATCGAGAAAAACAAGATCATCGACTCGCGCGACATGGTCGCCTGGTACTCGAACAAGAATGTTTTCCGCGATAACCTCGGCCGGCGCAGCCGCTATTCGATCCATTTCATGTTCGCCAACGACAATGTCGTCGAGCGCAACGAGTTCTACGACAACGCAGTCGGCGTCTATTTCATGTACACCGAAGGCGGCATCGTGCGCAACAACGTCATCTCGCACGCCACCGGCGCCACCGGCATGGGCATCGGCTTCAAGGAAGCTTCGGGAACGATCATCGAGAACAACGAGATCATCTACTGCGGCGTCGGCATCGGCTCCGATCTCTCGCCCTTCCAGCCCGACAGCACCATCGAAATCCGTGGCAACCGCTTCGCCTACAACGGCACCGGCATCATGTTCAACAGTGAAACCGGCGGCAACAACATGATTGACAACGTCTTCGAAGGCAACCTGACCCAGGTTGCCTACGGCGGCCATGGCGACAACAACAATAGCCCGAAGAACGTCTGGCGCGGCAATTACTGGGACGACTATCAGGGCTTCGACCGCAACGGCGACGGCGTCGGCGACAAGACCCACGAGCTGTATGCCTACGCCGACCAGATCTGGATGGAACTGCCCATCGCCCGCTTTTTCCGCAGCTCGCCGGTCATGGAGCTGCTCGATTTTCTTGAACGCCTGGCTCCCTTCTCCACACCGGACCTGATCCTGCGCGACGAGAAGCCGCGCTTCGTCAAACCTGAAAGAACGGCACGCTCATGAGCGAGATCGACGACGAAGTCGGTAGCGACCCCGGCAACGACAACAACGGCGACGGCAGCAACTCGCCCCGCCAGCCGGCCAGCAACGGCAAACCGGCAATCTCGATCGCCAAGCGGCAGACCAACCGGCGTCGCGTGCTGCGCACCATCCTGCTCACCGGCGGCGTCCTCGGTGCGGCAATGTCCGGCTTCCTGCCCCTCGTCTACGCCCAGAAAAAACGCCTGCGTCCGCCCGGCGCACTCGACGAGAAGGACTTTCTCGGCAGCTGCATCAAGTGCGGCCAATGCGTTCAGGTTTGTCCGGTATCGGCCATCAAGCTGGCCGACCTGGTGGATGGCATGGGGGTCGGCACGCCCTACATCGATGCCCGGAGCCAGGCCTGCGACTTTTCCTGCGATGCCGTGC
It encodes:
- the nosZ gene encoding Sec-dependent nitrous-oxide reductase; this encodes MKTRIKQTVGVLVAAGIGWGAASTAWSAESLQDVMKRRNLSQQDLLAASKTYVPTGKRDEFVAFSSGGQSGQIIVYGIPSMRILKYIGVFTPEPWQGYGFDENSKAVLRQGNIDGKEINWGDTHHPAISETQGKYDGQFLFINDKANPRLAVIDLRDFETKQIVVNPIFKSEHGGAFVTPNTDYIIEAAQYASPLENKKFFPLEEFNEKYRGGITYWKFDRKEGRINAKESFSLELPPYSQDLSDAGKGPSDGWSFTNSFCSERYVGGIEKGRPPYEAGCSAKDTDYLHVINWKKAAELVAAGKAKKINGHNVLMMETAIKEGILFLVPEPKSPHGVDVTPDGKFLTVAGKLDTHVSVYSFEKIQAAIKAGKFESKDPYGIPVIGMKDALHTQVQLGLGPLHTQYDSKPCIAYTSLYVDSQVVKWNHCDGKVLDKISVHYNIGHLMTMEGDSADPKGRYLVALNKLAIDRFVPVGPLHPQNHQLIDISNDKMQLLYDMPVPLGEPHYVVAIEASKLKPGVRYKVGTDSRTDKPHPGMVRAGEEVTTKKGNKIEVKGTLIRSHITPETIEAEVGDEITIHLTNLERAQDETHGFTVSTMNVHASVEPGKTVTVKFKADKEGVYPYYCTEFCSALHLEMQGYLLVKPKGWKPGKVEAAKAVYTEADYKATVKKVADTQVVIDSVVGYITSVNFKDFPDVVNMVDDATDQLGKIKEAKAKHEAAAAKKDWDQANLWAEQVWQYQVKAADIGLRAKTYLEQNGAKKVK
- a CDS encoding c-type cytochrome; translated protein: MKSVVFLAIAALTAGSAIAAPDGAKLYAEKTCNACHGPKGDKPLMPNYPKIAGQNAAYSEQQIKDIKSGARNNGQTAAMKGVLHLVNDEEIKAISEYLAKLK
- a CDS encoding c-type cytochrome, encoding MKASLLLISLLSAGIAFAAPPAPKTEGIEGKDYKWNAQGGEKSEALSKKGDAKAGEEGYETCGACHLPSGAGRPDGTFPQLAGQHTTVLIKQMADIRAGLRDNPTMYPFAATLTDAQELANVAAYIEKLCIPLDHGHYDSKPGDNMDKNWKAPADTDKRIAEGKVLYEKECLECHGKNGEGNKEKFYPVIAGQHYKYLLRQMTEIRNGHRRNANPDMVKIIKKYTDDQLISISAYQSSLVMPGNMCKPKATGKKK
- the nosD gene encoding nitrous oxide reductase family maturation protein NosD — protein: MSRLNQLARLSLATTLLLVLTTGNTEPQANVPAGMGARADVDRPKPTFMLHERDKRVHGLKPFQDLVDKAPAGSILKPPPGSYAGPVTINKALTIDGGGKVTIDSGDRGTVMMLDASNAVIRGIHLTGSGDSHDSDDSCLDVRGNHNTIENVEMDNCLFGLDLKQSNNNIIRGNSIRSKDRELGVRGDGLRLWYSNDNLIEKNKIIDSRDMVAWYSNKNVFRDNLGRRSRYSIHFMFANDNVVERNEFYDNAVGVYFMYTEGGIVRNNVISHATGATGMGIGFKEASGTIIENNEIIYCGVGIGSDLSPFQPDSTIEIRGNRFAYNGTGIMFNSETGGNNMIDNVFEGNLTQVAYGGHGDNNNSPKNVWRGNYWDDYQGFDRNGDGVGDKTHELYAYADQIWMELPIARFFRSSPVMELLDFLERLAPFSTPDLILRDEKPRFVKPERTARS